One Melospiza melodia melodia isolate bMelMel2 chromosome 1, bMelMel2.pri, whole genome shotgun sequence genomic window carries:
- the LOC134414822 gene encoding basic proline-rich protein-like yields MTQEQDLAFYLIKPHTAGLGPSIQPIICNTDKHLQARGLNKQQRLAHPLSWPKSCGVHKVFIFRGFRGAPGAKGRTRRYLKAPGYICQLPLGAAAAFIPAAFPPFYPYFPTAKEPCGSAAPRWKLYGRAAGGTGRHRASGPPRLPGTPPCPRHSDSPSPRAGGRRPSSPPSSHPACTRPEAPPNAPVPRATHGRRSPPRAHLPRPRRARRPSALCRRPPAWQRGAGARSPPARSPAEPPAPPRPPRPEARLPAARPASAVALLPQPPGRAAPTPARPHPLGLFPPPRCTTPVTKGWSPPRGGRPQPAGDTGAAAAPLAARSSPPPPPGLPALRGVTVPGATPPAEMPPPPHPATFGPSQKPARKRSKAPCRSLTLLGRERKS; encoded by the exons ATGACCCAAGAGCAGGACTTGGCATTTTACCTCATTAAACCTCATACAGCTGGCCttggcccatcaatccagcctaTAATTTGT AATACGGATAAACATTTGCAGGCTCGGGGCCTAAACAAACAGCAACGCTTGGCCCACCCGCTGAGCTGGCCGAAATCCTGTGGTGTACACAAAGTTTTCATCTTTCGGGGGTTTCGGGGAGCGCCGGGAGCGAAGGGCCGGACCCGGCGGTACCTAAAGGCCCCTGGATACATCTGTCAGCTGCCGCTGGGAGCCGCCGCCGCCTTCATCCCAGCGGCCTTTCCCCCGTTCTACCCGTACTTCCCAACAGCAAAGGAGCCGTGTGGGTCAGCTGCCCCGCGGTGGAAGCTTTACGGACGGGCCGCCGGGGGCACGGGCCGCCACCGCGCGTCGGGGCCGCCGCGTCTCCCGGGGACACCGCCGTGCCCCCGCCACAGCGACAGCCCCTCACCCCGCGCGGGGGGCCGGCGCCcatcctcccctccctcctcacaccCGGCTTGCACACGTCCAGAAGCGCCCCCAAACGCGCCCGTCCCGCGGGCCACCCACGgccggcgctccccgccccgGGCGCACCTCCCGCGGCCGCGGAGGGCGAGGCGGCCGAGCGCCCTCTGCCGGCGGCCGCCCGCCTGGCAGCGCGGCGCGGGGGCGCGCTCACCGCCCGCCCGCTCCCCGGCCGAGCCACCTGcacccccgcgcccgccccgtcCCGAGGCTCGGctgcccgccgcccgcccggcctCAGCCGTCGCTTTGCTCCCGCAGCCCCCCGGCCGAGCTGCTCCCACCCCCGCCCGGCCCCATCCGCTCGGGTTATTCCCCCCGCCCCGATGCACGACGCCGGTAACAAAGGGCTGGAGCCCACCCAGGGGCGGGCGCCCGCAGCCCGCGGGTGACACGGGTGCTGCCGCCGCGCCGCTGGCAGCCCGCAGCtctccgccgccgcccccggggcTGCCTGCGCTCCGCGGGGTGACAGTGCCGGGCGCGACTCCGCCAGCGGAGATGCCGCCGCCGCCCCATCCCGCTACCTTTGGGCCCTCCCAGAAACCGGCGAGAAAGCGAAGCAAAGCCCCGTGCCGCTCCCTTACCTTGCTGGGCAGAGAGAGAAAAAGTTGA